From a region of the Gossypium raimondii isolate GPD5lz chromosome 10, ASM2569854v1, whole genome shotgun sequence genome:
- the LOC105776458 gene encoding N-terminal acetyltransferase A complex auxiliary subunit NAA15 gives MGASLPPKEANLFKLIVKSYETKQYKKGLKAADAILKKFPEHGETLSMKGLTLNCMDRKSEAYELVRLGLKNDLKSHVCWHVYGLLYRSDREYREAIKCYRNALRIDPDNIEILRDLSLLQAQMRDLTGFVETRQQLLTLKPNHRMNWIGFAVAHHLNSNGAKAVEILEAYEGTLEDDYPPDNERCEHGEMLLYKISLLEECGFLERALEELHKKEPKIVDKLTYKEQEVSLLVKLGRLEEGANLYKALLTMNPDNYRYYEGLQKCFVLYSENGKYSSDEIDQLDALYKSLAEQYTWSSAVKRIPLDFLQGDKFREAAISYIKPLLTKGVPSLFSDLSPLYDHPGKADMLEQLILELEHSIRINGKYPDRTEKEPPSTLLWILFFLAQHYDRRGQYDVALSKIDEAIQHTPTVIDLYSVKSRILKHAGDLVAAASLADEARCMDLADRYINSECVKRMLQADQVALAEKTAVLFTKDGDQHNNLHDMQCMWYELASGESYFRQGDLGRALKKFLAVEKHYADITEDQFDFHSYCLRKMTLRAYVEMLKFQDRLHSHAYFHKAAAGAIRCYLKFYDSPVNSPAEEEDNTSKTPSQKKKMKKQRKAERAKKEAEEKNEESSASGNSKFGKRHIKPVDPDPYGEKLLKTEDPLSEATKYLKLLQKNSPDSLETHLLSFEVNMRKQKILLAFQAVKQLLRLDAENPDSHRCLIKFFHKVGSMPVPVTDAEKLVWSVLEAERPSISQLQEKTLSEANKVFLGKHEDSLMHRVAVAEMLFTLDPTEKPEAVKLIEDSSNKVVPTNGALGPVMDWKLKDCIVVHKLLDKALIDQDAALRWKVRCAEYFPYSTYFEGGCSSAVHNSLNVNGGASHPEISQSENALVSNGKLEAFKNLTI, from the exons AAATCATATGAAACTAAGCAATACAAGAAAGGACTGAAGGCTGCAGATGCGATACTGAAAAAGTTTCCTGAGCATGGAG AAACATTGTCGATGAAGGGGTTGACTTTAAATTGCATGGATCGTAAATCTGAAGCATATGAACTTGTCCGGCTAGGTTTGAAG AATGATTTAAAGAGTCATGTTTGCTGGCATGTTTATGGTCTTCTCTATCGCTCAGATAGAGAATACAGGGAGGCTATCAAATGCTATAGAAATGCTCTGAGAATAGATCCGGACAACATTGAAATACTAAGGGACTTGTCACTCTTGCAG GCACAAATGCGAGATTTGACAGGATTTGTTGAGACAAGACAACAACTTTTGACTTTGAAACCTAATCATCGGATGAACTGGATTGGCTTTGCTGTAGCCCACCATTTAAACTCTAA TGGTGCAAAAGCAGTTGAAATTCTGGAAGCATATGAAGGGACATTAGAAGATGATTATCCACCAGATAATGAACGTTGTGAGCATGGTGAAATGCTTTTATATAAG ATCTCTTTGCTAGAGGAATGTGGGTTTCTTGAGAGAGCACTTGAGGAATTGCATAAAAAGGAGCCAAAAATA GTTGATAAATTGACTTACAAAGAACAAGAGGTTTCTCTCCTGGTGAAGCTTGGACGCCTAGAAGAAGGTGCCAATCTTTACAAGGCTTTGCTCACTATGAATCCTGACAATTACAG ATATTATGAAGGGTTGCAGAAATGTTTTGTCCTGTATTCTGAAAATGGCAAATATTCCTCAGATGAAATTGATCAATTGGATGCATTATACAAATCGCTTGCAGAACAGTACACTTGGTCATCTGCAGTTAAG AGGATACCACTTGATTTTCTGCAAGGAGACAAGTTCCGTGAAGCTGCAATTAGTTATATTAAGCCTCTTCTAACGAAG GGGGTTCCATCTTTATTCTCAGATCTTTCTCCTTTGTATGATCACCCTGGCAAG GCAGACATGTTGGAGCAACTTATTCTTGAGTTGGAGCATTCAATTAGGATTAATGGGAAATATCCTGATAG GACAGAGAAGGAGCCCCCTTCAACACTTTTGtggattttgttctttttggcTCAG CATTATGACAGAAGAGGACAGTATGATGTTGCTCTTTCAAAGATTGATGAGGCTATACAGCACACACCAACCGTAATTGATTTGTACTCTGTCAAG AGCCGGATATTGAAACATGCTGGTGATTTGGTAGCTGCGGCTTCATTGGCAGATGAAGCTAGGTGTATGGACCTTGCAGACCGTTATATTAACAGTGAATGTGTCAAGCGTATGTTGCAGGCTGATCAG GTGGCTTTGGCAGAAAAAACTGCTGTGTTGTTTACAAAAGATGGGGACCAGCACAACAACCTTCATGACATGCAGTGCATGTG GTATGAACTTGCTTCGGGTGAAAGTTACTTTCGACAAGGTGATCTTGGACGAGCCTTGAAGAAATTTCTAGCTGTGGAGAAGCACTATGCTGATATTACTGAAGATCAATTTGATTTCCATTCATATTGTTTACGGAAAATGACACTGCGTGCATATGTTGAAATGCTAAAATTTCAAGATCGGTTGCATTCACATGCTTATTTTCACAAAGCAGCAGCTGGTGCTATCAG ATGCTATCTAAAGTTTTATGATTCTCCTGTAAACTCACCAGCCGAAGAGGAGGATAACACATCAAAAACTCCTTctcagaaaaagaaaatgaagaagcaGAGAAAGGCAGAACGAGCTAAGAAA GAGGCAGAGGAGAAAAATGAAGAATCAAGTGCCAGTGGCAACTCCAAGTTTGGGAAACGACACATTAAACCTGTAGATCCAGATCCTTACGGAGAAAAGTTATTGAAG ACGGAGGATCCCTTGTCAGAAGCAACAAAGTACTTGAAATTGCTTCAGAAGAACTCACCTGATTCTTTGGAAACACACTTGCTCTCTTTTGAAGTAAATATGAGAAAGCAGAAGATTTTGCTTGCCTTTCAG GCTGTAAAGCAACTGCTAAGGTTGGATGCTGAGAATCCGGATTCACATCGCTGCTTG ATTAAATTTTTCCATAAAGTGGGCTCAATGCCTGTTCCAGTTACTGATGCAGAAAAACTTGTTTGGAGTGTCTTAGAAGCTGAGCGCCCATCAATCAG TCAATTGCAGGAGAAAACTCTTAGTGAGGCAAACAAAGTTTTCCTTGGTAAACATGAAG ATTCTTTGATGCATAGAGTGGCAGTTGCAGAAATGTTATTTACCTTGGATCCCACTGAGAAACCTGAGGCTGTTAAGTTAATTGAAGATTCATCCAATAAAGTTGTGCCAAC GAATGGAGCACTTGGACCAGTAATGGACTGGAAACTCAAGGACTGTATTGTAGTCCATAAACTCTTAGACAAGGCTCTTATTGATCAAGATGCTGCCTTGA GATGGAAAGTGAGATGTGCAGAGTACTTCCCCTACTCCACCTACTTTGAAGGTGGTTGCAGCTCTGCTGTGCACAACTCACTGAACGTGAACGGAGGTGCAAGCCATCCCGAAATCAGTCAAAGTGAAAATGCATTGGTATCAAACGGAAAGCTGGAAGCATTTAAAAACCTTACCATTTGA
- the LOC105776459 gene encoding E3 ubiquitin-protein ligase At1g63170: MDSSSPEEGSEQTDHYPLLMERVESHNGEEHIIDIMRRDDASSSTSQDERPSGVDLTQSEDRPSSSTQTPTNRTSFSSNRLNSRNSSFARNSDGYGRRRRSPLNSGLWISVELVVTVSQIIASVVVLSLSRDEKPQAPLFAWIVGYASGCVATLPILYWRFRNRNWGIEHDLSHSHEGSSLGNPNESTPYTAISVTQASDEENNGNTESATGNTQTAGTLSTRLNGLVDHFKMALDCFFAVWFVVGSVWIFGGHASPSDAPKLYRLCIVFLTFSCIGYAMPFILCATICCCLPCIISILGTREDLSQTRGATTESINALPTYKFKSKKTANNDDREDSAGEGGVLAAGTEKERLISGEDAACCICLANYVDNDELRELPCDHVFHVECVDKWLKINASCPLCKSEIGESSAASPLARDSN, translated from the exons ATGGACAGTTCCTCTCCAGAAGAAGGCAGTGAGCAAACTGATCATTATCCATTGCTAATGGAACGGGTGGAAAGccataatggtgaagaacaCATAATTGACATCATGCGGCGTGATGATGCTTCATCAAGCACGTCCCAGGATGAGCGACCTTCAGGAGTGGACTTGACACAGAGTGAAGATAGACCGTCAAGCAGCACGCAAACTCCCACAAATCGGACTTCTTTTTCCTCAAACAGATTAAACTCTAGGAATTCATCATTCGCAAGGAATAGTGATGGGTATGGTCGACGCCGCAGGAGCCCTTTAAACTCGGGATTATGGATTTCTGTTGAGTTAGTTGTCACTGTCAGTCAGATTATAGCTTCTGTTGTAGTTCTATCATTGTCAAGAGATGAAAAGCCACAAGCTCCATTGTTTGCTTGGATTGTTGGTTATGCTTCCGGTTGTGTTGCAACACTTCCTATTCTTTACTGGCGCTTTCGAAACCGCAACTGGGGTATTGAGCACGACTTATCACACTCACATGAAGGTTCTTCTCTTGGCAATCCCAATGAGTCTACACCCTATACAGCTATCTCAGTTACTCAAGCTTCAGATGAGGAGAATAACGGGAACACTGAATCAGCAACAGGGAACACTCAGACTGCAGGAACCTTAAGCACAAG GCTCAATGGATTAGTCGACCATTTCAAGATGGCCTTAGATTGCTTTTTTGCTGTGTGGTTCGTTGTTGGCAGTGTTTGGATATTTGGAGGTCATGCATCTCCTTCTGATGCTCCTAAATTGTACAG GCTATGTATAGTGTTCCTTACTTTTAGCTGTATTGGATATGCGATGCCATTCATACTATGTGCAACCATTTGTTGCTGCTTGCCTTGCATAATTTCTATCCTTGGCACTCGGGAGGATCTTTCACAAACAAGAGGAGCCACTACGGAATCTATAAATGCATTGCCAACCTACAAGTTTAAGTCCAAGAAAACTGCAAATAATGATGATCGGGAAGATTCAGCTGGTGAAGGCGGAGTCCTAGCTGCAGGGACAGAAAAGGAGCGTTTGATATCAGGAGAAGATGCG GCTTGTTGCATTTGCTTGGCTAACTATGTGGACAACGATGAGCTGAGAGAGCTGCCATGTGACCATGTCTTCCATGTGGAGTGTGTAGATAAGTGGTTGAAAATCAATGCCTCTTGTCCGCTGTGTAAAAGCGAGATTGGTGAGAGCAGCGCTGCTTCACCATTAGCTAGAGATTCAAATTAA